A genomic window from Blattabacterium cuenoti includes:
- a CDS encoding c-type cytochrome → MKNFLFFFSFFLLIIDAKNIEGNSEKGADLFKKNCTSCHSLNQKIIGPPLSGVTEKRSREWLHKWIINNKSLRESGDKEALSIYKEYGNLEMNTFPQLNEQKVDDILSYIQNPIVVKKKENHLNIDDEYKENKISLKKDHKFFIKIIIFGLSLLFIIILCILYKIQILTKLFINDNLIKKKKKKNPLSFFYIIF, encoded by the coding sequence ATGAAAAATTTTCTTTTTTTCTTTTCTTTTTTTCTTCTAATAATAGATGCAAAAAATATAGAAGGAAATTCTGAAAAGGGAGCTGACCTTTTTAAAAAAAATTGTACATCTTGTCATTCTTTAAATCAAAAAATTATAGGTCCACCTTTATCTGGAGTAACAGAAAAAAGAAGTAGAGAATGGTTACATAAATGGATTATTAATAATAAATCTTTGAGAGAAAGTGGAGATAAAGAAGCTTTATCTATTTATAAAGAATATGGAAATTTAGAAATGAATACTTTTCCTCAATTAAATGAACAAAAAGTTGATGATATTTTATCTTATATTCAAAATCCTATTGTTGTAAAAAAAAAAGAAAATCATCTTAATATTGATGATGAATATAAAGAAAATAAAATATCATTAAAAAAAGATCATAAATTTTTCATAAAAATAATTATTTTTGGACTTAGTCTTTTATTTATTATTATACTTTGTATTTTATATAAAATACAAATTCTTACTAAATTATTTATTAATGATAATCTTATAAAAAAGAAAAAAAAAAAAAATCCATTATCTTTTTTTTATATCATTTTTTAG
- a CDS encoding cytochrome c3 family protein has translation MKIDVNRGYKPEQPIDFSHKIHSGINKIDCQYCHSTAKYSKVSGIPSANICMNCHITINEYKGDYIEKGKNINEYNKEIQKIYHSVGWDPKNREYSKKTYPIKWVRIHNMPDFVHFDHSQHIITGKKMIQKYKKVDLICQACHGDVQNMDKVEMSNDFTMEWCISCHKNTEVNINNQYYKKYFSDFIKKEKKITIDMIGGTECIKCHY, from the coding sequence ATGAAAATTGATGTAAATAGAGGATATAAACCAGAACAACCAATTGATTTTTCTCATAAAATACATTCTGGAATTAATAAAATTGATTGTCAATATTGTCATTCTACCGCTAAATATAGTAAAGTATCTGGAATTCCTTCAGCTAATATTTGTATGAATTGTCATATTACTATTAATGAATATAAAGGAGATTATATTGAAAAAGGAAAAAATATTAATGAATATAATAAAGAAATACAAAAAATTTATCATTCAGTAGGGTGGGATCCAAAAAATAGAGAATATTCTAAAAAAACTTATCCTATTAAATGGGTTCGTATCCATAACATGCCTGATTTTGTTCATTTTGATCATTCTCAACATATAATAACTGGAAAAAAAATGATACAAAAATATAAAAAAGTAGATTTAATTTGTCAAGCTTGTCATGGAGATGTTCAAAATATGGATAAGGTGGAAATGTCTAACGATTTTACTATGGAATGGTGTATTTCTTGTCATAAAAATACAGAAGTAAATATTAATAATCAATATTATAAAAAATATTTTTCAGATTTTATAAAAAAAGAAAAAAAAATTACTATAGATATGATTGGAGG